Genomic segment of Serinicoccus hydrothermalis:
CCCTCGGCTGGCTCCCGACCGGGGGCGCCACGTCGCCGCAGGCCACGGGCGTGGAGCCGCTGGACGTGCTGCGCCACGCCGTGCTCCCGGTGCTCGTGCTCGCGCTGGCCCACCTGCCGTGGTTCGTCCTCGTGGTCCGCGACGCCTCCCGCGACGCCCTCGCCGGGGCGCCGGTCCGGGCGGCCTGGGCGCGCGGCATACCCCGGGGGCGGCTGCTGCGCTCGCACGCCGTGCGCCCCGCCCTGCTGCCGCTGGTGACGGTGCTCGGGGTGCGCGTGCCCGAGCTCATCACCGGCGCCGTCCTCGTCGAGACCGTCTTCTCCTGGCCCGGCATCGCGAGCGCGACGGTGGACGCGGCGCTGCGGCTCGACTTCGCGCTGCTCGCGGCGCTCACCGTCCTCACCACGGTGATCGTCGTGCTCGGCAACCTCGCCGCCGACCTGGCCTACCGCTGGGTCGACCCGAGAGTGGGGCAGCGCGATGGCTGAGGCGTGGCGGCCCGTGCACGACGGGGGACCCGGGACGGGTGCCCGGACCGGGCCTGCCCGCAGCCGGTCGCGCTCGTCCGTGGGCTGGGTGGCGGCGGTATGCCTGCTCCTGCTGCTCCTGCTCGTCTTCGACCTCGGGGCCGGGGGAGGCGGGGCCGACTTCGCGCGGGCCTACCTGCCGCCGTCGACCGAGCACCCCTTCGGCACCGACTACGCCGGACGGGACCTGCTCGAGCGCTCGCTGTCCGGTGCCCGGGTGTCGCTGCTGGTCGGGCTCGTGGCCGCCGCCGTCTCCAGCGTCGTCGGCGTCGTGGTCGGCGCCGCCGCCGGGATGACCGCCGGGCGTGGCTGGGGCTGGCTGGACGCGGTCCTCATGCGCCTCGTCGACGCTGTCAACGCGCTCCCGCACCTCGTGCTGGGCATCGTCATCGTGGCGCTGCTCGGGCCCTCCCTGTCCAGCGTCATCATCAGCGTGGCCCTCACCCACTGGACGACCACCGCGCGCATCGTGCGGGCCGAGCTGCTCGCCCTGGAGCGGGCCGGCTTCGTCGAGGCCGCCGTCGGGGCCGGGGCCGGCCGCTGGTGGGTGCTGCGCCAGCACCTGCTCGCGCACGTCATGGGCCGGGTGCTGCTCGCCAGCGTGCTCATGGTGCCGCACGCGATCATGCACGAGTCGGCCCTGAGCTTCCTCGGCCTCGGTCTCCCGGACGACCAGGCCTCGCTCGGCACGATCATCGAGCAGTCCCGGTCGGCCGTGCTCGCCGGGCACTGGTGGCCCGCCGTCCTGCCGGGGCTGCTGCTGGTGGTGCTGAGCCTGCTCGTCTTCGCCGTGGCCGAGCGGCTGCGGCCCGCCGGACGGGGGCGGGCATGACCGGGGAGCGGGGCGGCCTGGAGGTCGCGGGGCTCGGGGTGGCGCTGCCCGACGGGACGGGCGGGGAGCAGGTGATCCTCGACGGGGTGGACCTCACCGTGCACGAGGGCGAGGTCGTCGTGCTCCTGGGCCCCAGCGGTGCCGGCAAGTCCACGCTGGTCTCGGCGCTCCTCGGGCTGCTGCCGCCCGGCGCGCTCGTGCGCGGGAGCGCCCGCTGGCACGGCGCTCTGCCTCCCGGTGCCGGCGCGGACGCGGGCGCCGGGTCAGGGCCGGCCACCGGGACCGTGGACCTCCTCGACCCTGGACGCTCGACCCGCGAGAAGCTGCGGGGCCGGCTCGCAGCCTGGCTGCCCCAGGCGCCGGTGAGCTCGCTGACCCCGGTGCTCACGGTGCGCCGCCACCTGGTCGAGAAGGCGCGGGTGCACGTGCCGCGGACACAGGTCGACAGCACCGTGGCCACCGCCATGGAGCGGCACGACGTGGACCCGGAGTGGGGTGCCCGTCTGCCCTCCCAGCTCTCCGGCGGGCAGGCCCAGCGCGTGTCCAACGCGCTGTCGCTCATGGGCGACCCCAGGCTGGTGCTGGCCGACGAGCCGACGACCGGCCTGGACCGGCCGCGGGCCGAGGCCGTCGGTGCCGCGCTGGCCCGGCTCGCCCGGGAGGACGGACGGGCGGTGCTGGTCGTCACGCACGACCTCACGCTCGCCGAGCAGGTGGCCGACCGGGTCGTCGAGATCGACGCCGGACGCAGCGCGCCCGCCGGGCCGCCCGAGGAGGTCGTCCGACGGGTGCGGGAGGCCCGGCACCACGACGCCGGGCGGCGCGCACCCCGCGGCGACGGCAACGGGCATACCCTCGCCGGGGTCGACCTCACGCTGCGCCGCGGTCGCGGCACCCTCGTCCGCGAGGGGGTCACGCTGACGGTGCCCGCCGACCAGGTCACCGGGCTCATGGCGCCCTCGGGCGCGGGCAAGACCACGCTGCTGCGCACGCTCGCCCTGCTCCACCCGCCGGCCGCGGGCCAGGTGCTCCTCGACGGTCGTCCGCTGCGCGGGACCGGGCACGAGGTGCCGGCCCGGGTCCGGCGGCGTATCGCCTACCTGCCGCAGGACCCGCGGCAGTCCGTCGACCCCCGGTGGACGTTGGGGCGCGCCGTCATGGAGCCGCTCGCGCTCGCGGGGCGCCCGCACGACCGCACGGTCGTCGCCGGCCTGCTCGAGCAGGTGGGCCTCGACCCCGTGCTGGCCGGGCGGCGGGCGGACGAGGTCTCCGGCGGGCAGCTCCAGCGCGCGGTCCTGGCCCGGGCCCTGGCGCTGGACGCGGACTACCTGCTGCTCGACGAGCCCACCTCGATGGTCGACGGGGCGACGGCGCAGGCGCTGGTGAGCGCGGTGCACACCCACCAGCACCGGTCGGGGTGCGGGGTGCTGGTGGCCTCGCACGACGAGGAACTTCTCCGCACGTGGTGCGACACCGTGGTGGCCTGGTAGGACACAATGGCCCGCATGAGCCCCGTTCCGTCCGTGTCCAACTCCATCACCGTCCGGCTCGAGCTACCGGCCCGGGTCACCGCCGTCTCGGAGATCACCACCGCGGTGGCGGACGTCGGCGGGATGGTGACGGCCGTCGACATCAGCGACTCCGGGACCGAGCGGCTCCAGGCCGACCTGACGATCGCGACCTACGGCACCGACCACGCCGCCGAGGTCGTCGAGGCCATCAGCGGGGTCGACGGCGTCGAGATCGGGCGCGTCAGCGACCGCACCTTCCTGGCCCACCTCGGCGGCAAGCTCGAGGTCACCTCCAAGCTCCCGATCCGCAACCGCGACGATCTGTCCCTCGTCTACACCCCCGGCGTCGCCAAGATCTGCCAGGCCATCGCGGAGAAGCCCGAGGACGCCCGCAGCCTCACCATCAAGCGCAACACCGTCGCCGTCGTCACCGACGGCTCGGCCGTGCTCGGCCTGGGCGACATCGGCCCGCTGGCCGCGATGCCGGTCATGGAGGGTAAGGCGGCGCTGTTCAAGCGCTTCGCCGACATCGACGCCTTCCCGATCTGCCTGGACGCGACCGACGCCGACGAGATCGTGCGGATCGTCAAGGCGCTCGCGCCCGGCTTCGCGGGGATCAACCTCGAGGACATCTCGGCCCCCCGCTGCTTCGCCATCGAGGCGCGGCTGCGCAAGGAGCTCGACATCCCGGTCTTCCACGACGACCAGCACGGCACCGCCATCGTGGCGCTGGCCGCGCTGACCAACGCGCTGCGGGTCGTCGACAAGGACATCTCCGACGTCAAGATCGTCATGTCCGGCGCCGGGGCCGCGGGCTCGGCCATCATGCGGCTGCTGCTGCGGGCCGGGGCGCGCGACCTCGTCGTCACCGACGTCGACGGCATCATCCACCCGCGCCGCGCCGACGTCATGCGCGGCGACAACGGCAACCTCGCCTGGATCGCGAGCCAGACCAACCAGGACAACGAGACCGGCACCCTCAAGGAGGCGCTCGTCGGGGCCGACGTCTTCATCGGCGTCTCGGCCGGCGGCATCCTCACCGGCGACGACATCGCGAAGATGAACGAGGACGCCATCGTCTTCGCCATGGCCAACCCGGTGCCCGAGGTGGACCCGGTCGACGCGGGGCGGCACGCGACGGTCGTCGCGACCGGGCGCAGCGACTTCGCCAACCAGATCAACAACGTGCTCGTCTTCCCCGGGGTCTTCCGCGGGCTGCTGGACGCCCAGAGCGACCACATCGACGACGAGATGCTGCTCGCGGCCGCGACCGCGCTGGCCGACGTGGTGTCCGCGGACGAGCTCAACCCCACCTACATCATCCCCAGCGTCTTCAACCCCAAGGCGACCAAGGCCGTCGCCCAGGCGGTGCAGGCGGCGGCCGAGGCGCGGCTCAAGGGGTCCAGCTGACCTCTGCGCCATCGGGCCCGGCGCCCGGCCCCGACCTCATCCGGCTCTTCGGGTGGTTCGCCCTGCTCATCGCCCTGCTGGTCCAGGGCTACGGGCTGTATGCCCCCCAGTCGCCCGGGCCGGACGGCATACCGGGGCTGGACAAGGTCGGGCACCTGCTGCTCTTCGGCATCCCCACGCTGCTCGCGCTCTGGCTCCGGGCGCGCTGGCTGGTGCCGGTGCTCGTGGTGCACGCCCTGGTGAGCGAGCCCCTGCAGCAGCTGCTCGCGCCGATGCGTGAGGCGGACCCGCTCGACCTGGCCGCCGACCTGCTGGGCATCGCCCTCGCGGTCTGGGTCGCCGCGACGGCGAGACGTCGTTGGGGTGATGATG
This window contains:
- a CDS encoding ABC transporter permease, which encodes MAEAWRPVHDGGPGTGARTGPARSRSRSSVGWVAAVCLLLLLLLVFDLGAGGGGADFARAYLPPSTEHPFGTDYAGRDLLERSLSGARVSLLVGLVAAAVSSVVGVVVGAAAGMTAGRGWGWLDAVLMRLVDAVNALPHLVLGIVIVALLGPSLSSVIISVALTHWTTTARIVRAELLALERAGFVEAAVGAGAGRWWVLRQHLLAHVMGRVLLASVLMVPHAIMHESALSFLGLGLPDDQASLGTIIEQSRSAVLAGHWWPAVLPGLLLVVLSLLVFAVAERLRPAGRGRA
- a CDS encoding NAD-dependent malic enzyme, whose translation is MSPVPSVSNSITVRLELPARVTAVSEITTAVADVGGMVTAVDISDSGTERLQADLTIATYGTDHAAEVVEAISGVDGVEIGRVSDRTFLAHLGGKLEVTSKLPIRNRDDLSLVYTPGVAKICQAIAEKPEDARSLTIKRNTVAVVTDGSAVLGLGDIGPLAAMPVMEGKAALFKRFADIDAFPICLDATDADEIVRIVKALAPGFAGINLEDISAPRCFAIEARLRKELDIPVFHDDQHGTAIVALAALTNALRVVDKDISDVKIVMSGAGAAGSAIMRLLLRAGARDLVVTDVDGIIHPRRADVMRGDNGNLAWIASQTNQDNETGTLKEALVGADVFIGVSAGGILTGDDIAKMNEDAIVFAMANPVPEVDPVDAGRHATVVATGRSDFANQINNVLVFPGVFRGLLDAQSDHIDDEMLLAAATALADVVSADELNPTYIIPSVFNPKATKAVAQAVQAAAEARLKGSS
- a CDS encoding ABC transporter ATP-binding protein encodes the protein MTGERGGLEVAGLGVALPDGTGGEQVILDGVDLTVHEGEVVVLLGPSGAGKSTLVSALLGLLPPGALVRGSARWHGALPPGAGADAGAGSGPATGTVDLLDPGRSTREKLRGRLAAWLPQAPVSSLTPVLTVRRHLVEKARVHVPRTQVDSTVATAMERHDVDPEWGARLPSQLSGGQAQRVSNALSLMGDPRLVLADEPTTGLDRPRAEAVGAALARLAREDGRAVLVVTHDLTLAEQVADRVVEIDAGRSAPAGPPEEVVRRVREARHHDAGRRAPRGDGNGHTLAGVDLTLRRGRGTLVREGVTLTVPADQVTGLMAPSGAGKTTLLRTLALLHPPAAGQVLLDGRPLRGTGHEVPARVRRRIAYLPQDPRQSVDPRWTLGRAVMEPLALAGRPHDRTVVAGLLEQVGLDPVLAGRRADEVSGGQLQRAVLARALALDADYLLLDEPTSMVDGATAQALVSAVHTHQHRSGCGVLVASHDEELLRTWCDTVVAW